A genomic stretch from Dyella sp. M7H15-1 includes:
- the msrB gene encoding peptide-methionine (R)-S-oxide reductase MsrB, whose translation MSSTLDPKTMDRRFFLLTALGGGAVLAVGGISAIRLLGGKSNGSMTAAIPAAAPMQDMLLECFSDDDGHRLAPCHVRKLVLTEAQWHQRLSDAAFNVMRRAGTEMAFSGPHEKPQSKGIYRCAGCNTALFDAATQFDSGTGWPSFWQPMAKQNVIESHDTRFGMIRTAVSCAGCDSHLGHVFDDGPAPTGLRYCMNSVAMNFVAFRVS comes from the coding sequence ATGTCTTCCACACTCGACCCCAAGACCATGGATCGACGCTTTTTTTTGCTGACGGCATTGGGCGGTGGCGCCGTGCTTGCCGTGGGCGGCATATCAGCCATACGTCTGCTCGGCGGCAAGAGCAACGGCTCGATGACTGCTGCGATACCCGCCGCCGCGCCGATGCAGGATATGCTGCTGGAATGCTTTTCCGACGACGATGGCCACCGTCTTGCGCCGTGCCACGTACGCAAGCTGGTGCTGACGGAAGCGCAATGGCATCAGCGTCTTTCCGATGCGGCATTCAACGTCATGCGCCGAGCCGGCACTGAGATGGCATTCAGTGGCCCGCATGAAAAACCGCAAAGCAAGGGCATCTATCGGTGTGCCGGTTGCAACACAGCGCTGTTTGATGCGGCAACGCAGTTTGATTCCGGCACAGGTTGGCCGAGTTTCTGGCAGCCGATGGCGAAGCAGAATGTGATTGAAAGTCACGACACCCGTTTTGGCATGATTCGCACAGCAGTCAGTTGTGCGGGATGTGACAGCCATCTTGGGCATGTATTTGACGACGGGCCGGCGCCTACCGGGCTGCGGTATTGCATGAATTCGGTGGCGATGAATTTTGTAGCGTTTCGGGTGAGCTAA
- the rsfS gene encoding ribosome silencing factor: protein MTTIRHTKAVTTADLRKSVIAALEDLKAKDIREIDVRGKTSIADLLVIASGTSARHVKSIADEVVKFAKQTGVMPLGVEGEQEAEWVLVDLGDVIVHVMLPRIREFYGLERLWTVGDRDAEGEAALATG, encoded by the coding sequence TTGACCACCATCCGCCATACCAAGGCTGTCACCACGGCTGACCTGCGCAAGTCCGTTATCGCCGCCCTCGAAGATCTCAAAGCCAAGGACATCCGTGAGATCGATGTACGCGGCAAAACCTCCATCGCCGACCTGCTCGTGATTGCTTCCGGCACCTCGGCACGCCACGTCAAATCCATCGCCGACGAAGTGGTCAAGTTCGCCAAACAGACGGGCGTGATGCCACTGGGTGTCGAAGGCGAACAGGAAGCGGAGTGGGTGCTGGTGGATCTGGGCGACGTGATCGTGCACGTTATGCTGCCGCGCATCCGCGAGTTCTATGGGCTCGAACGCCTGTGGACCGTGGGTGACCGCGACGCCGAGGGCGAAGCTGCCCTGGCTACGGGTTGA
- the ald gene encoding alanine dehydrogenase, with protein sequence MRIGVPKEIKNHEYRVGLVPSSVQELMHNGHQVMVQKDAGLGAGLTDADYIAAGATIVDSADQIFADANMIVKVKEPLAAERKKLRNGQILFTYLHLAPDAEQTHDLVASGAICIAYETVTASSGSLPLLTPMSEVAGRLAPQVGAHSLEKAQGGRGVLLGGVPGVPAAEVVILGGGVSGTHAATIAVGMGAKVTVVDRSAEALKRLATQFGTSISTVFSTRSAIEELVRRADLLIGTVLVPGAAAPKLVTHDMVRTMKLGSVIVDVAIDQGGCVETSHATTHSDPTYVVDGVVHYCVANMPGAVARTSTFALNNVTLPFALSLANNGWKKALAQDMHLRNGLNVCEGKVTCEPVAQAHNLPYVKAETLIGL encoded by the coding sequence ATGCGCATCGGTGTGCCGAAAGAGATCAAAAACCACGAGTACCGCGTAGGCCTTGTCCCGTCATCTGTGCAAGAATTGATGCACAACGGCCATCAGGTGATGGTTCAGAAAGATGCGGGGCTCGGTGCGGGCTTGACCGATGCCGACTACATAGCTGCTGGCGCCACGATCGTGGATTCTGCTGACCAGATCTTTGCCGACGCCAACATGATCGTGAAGGTGAAGGAGCCGCTGGCGGCGGAGCGCAAGAAGCTCCGCAACGGCCAGATCCTATTCACTTACTTGCACTTGGCCCCCGACGCGGAACAGACTCACGACCTGGTCGCCTCCGGCGCCATCTGCATCGCTTACGAAACGGTCACCGCATCCAGTGGGTCACTGCCGCTGCTGACGCCGATGTCAGAAGTGGCCGGGCGCCTGGCACCGCAAGTAGGCGCACATTCGCTGGAAAAAGCCCAGGGCGGACGCGGTGTGCTGCTCGGCGGCGTACCGGGTGTGCCGGCGGCGGAAGTGGTGATCCTGGGCGGCGGTGTTTCCGGTACGCATGCGGCCACCATTGCGGTGGGCATGGGCGCCAAGGTGACCGTGGTCGATCGTTCAGCAGAAGCGCTGAAGCGGCTCGCCACGCAATTTGGCACATCCATTTCCACGGTGTTCTCCACCCGCTCGGCCATCGAGGAGCTAGTGCGCCGCGCCGACCTCTTGATCGGCACCGTGCTAGTGCCGGGCGCCGCCGCTCCCAAGCTGGTAACGCATGACATGGTGCGCACGATGAAGCTAGGCTCGGTGATCGTGGACGTGGCCATCGACCAGGGCGGCTGTGTGGAAACCTCGCACGCCACCACCCACTCCGATCCCACCTATGTGGTCGACGGTGTAGTGCACTACTGCGTGGCCAACATGCCGGGTGCGGTAGCGCGCACCTCGACGTTCGCGCTCAACAACGTCACCCTGCCGTTTGCACTGTCGCTGGCCAACAACGGCTGGAAGAAAGCCCTTGCGCAAGACATGCATCTACGCAACGGCTTGAACGTGTGCGAAGGCAAAGTCACCTGCGAACCGGTGGCCCAGGCGCATAACCTGCCCTACGTGAAAGCCGAGACGCTGATCGGGCTGTAA
- a CDS encoding penicillin-binding protein 1A, with product MTRILKALLRWFLILGFSGLLLIAAAAGVAYWLVAPRLPSVAVLKDYHMQVPLRILSADGKLIATFGETRRIPVSIDQVPDMVKHAVLSAEDADFYTHPGVDWRGVMRAGFHVLASGGNKTQGGSTITQQVARNFFLSPEKLYSRKLIEMFIALRMEGELSKDQILELYLNKMFLGHRSYGIAAAAEYYYGKRLDQLTVAQSAAIASTFQLPSAVNPLTNTQRLIARRNWVISQMLEHKYITQAQYQEAINAPDDAAPHEQPIQVEAPYLAEMARLQALDRLGNDALTEGYVVKTTILSTRQQAAVTAVRDGLSIYDHRHGWRGPEAHLELSTGASDADYGNLLSSYYDLAGLTPGLVIASSASEASVYLPDKQTIKLNLATVAWARPYINESRVGAAPKTVSEVLKPGDIIRMIRDDKGVWQLTQIPKAQAAMVSLSPEDGAIQSLVGGFNFQRSKFNRAVMAARQPGSSFKPFIYSAAFERGYTAASIINDAPLALPDPSQPNGLWTPSNDDNKFAGPIRLREALIESKNLVSVRLLDAIGVRYARDYITRFGFPLDALPANLSMALGTASVSPLSMARGYAVFANGGYLVTPYFINEIDDRDGKPVYVANPQRACASCQARLLQNTPPAPPPTSMLTNGVPASSSSAPPPAVATAGETSLPADAHNGETSPMLAPHVIDIRNDYLVTSLMKDVITSPMGTGYAAKVLNRPDLAGKTGSTNDHRDAWFVGFNGDLATAVWVGFDDFTSLGKGEFGAKAALPIWIDYMGNVLKDLPESSLPMPPGITTVQINRESGLPTGQGDPDAMSEIFKVEDVDRLHNQAMQQQTQDQQQANDIF from the coding sequence ATGACGCGAATTCTGAAAGCCCTTCTGCGCTGGTTCCTGATTCTCGGTTTCAGCGGGCTCCTGCTGATCGCTGCGGCCGCCGGTGTGGCTTACTGGCTGGTCGCCCCCCGACTCCCCTCGGTGGCGGTGCTTAAGGATTACCACATGCAAGTGCCGCTGCGCATCCTGAGCGCCGATGGCAAGTTGATTGCAACATTTGGTGAGACGCGACGCATCCCTGTGTCCATCGACCAGGTACCGGACATGGTCAAGCACGCCGTGCTGTCGGCGGAGGATGCGGATTTCTACACCCACCCGGGTGTGGACTGGCGCGGCGTGATGCGCGCCGGCTTCCATGTGCTGGCTTCCGGCGGCAACAAGACCCAGGGCGGCTCCACCATCACCCAGCAGGTGGCACGCAACTTCTTCCTGAGCCCGGAAAAGCTGTATTCGCGCAAGCTGATCGAGATGTTCATCGCCCTGCGCATGGAAGGCGAGCTCAGCAAGGACCAGATCCTGGAGCTTTACCTCAACAAAATGTTCCTGGGGCACCGCTCCTACGGCATCGCCGCGGCGGCCGAATATTACTATGGCAAGCGCCTGGATCAGCTCACCGTGGCCCAGTCCGCAGCGATCGCCTCTACCTTCCAGCTCCCCTCGGCGGTCAATCCGCTGACCAATACGCAGCGGCTGATCGCTCGCCGCAATTGGGTGATCAGCCAGATGCTGGAGCACAAATACATCACCCAGGCGCAATACCAGGAAGCCATCAACGCGCCGGATGACGCCGCGCCACATGAGCAGCCGATCCAAGTGGAAGCGCCCTACCTTGCCGAGATGGCGCGCCTCCAAGCGCTGGACCGCCTTGGCAACGATGCGTTGACCGAGGGGTATGTGGTCAAGACCACCATCCTCAGTACCCGCCAACAGGCTGCCGTGACTGCCGTGCGCGATGGCCTGTCCATCTACGATCACCGTCACGGCTGGCGTGGCCCCGAAGCGCATCTGGAACTGTCCACGGGTGCTAGCGATGCGGACTACGGCAACCTGCTGTCCAGTTACTACGATCTCGCCGGCCTGACGCCGGGACTGGTCATCGCCTCCTCGGCCAGTGAGGCCTCCGTCTACCTGCCTGATAAACAAACCATCAAGCTCAATCTCGCCACCGTGGCTTGGGCCCGCCCTTATATCAATGAGAGCCGGGTCGGCGCTGCGCCTAAGACTGTCAGCGAGGTACTCAAGCCCGGCGACATCATCCGCATGATTCGCGACGACAAGGGTGTGTGGCAGCTCACCCAGATTCCCAAGGCACAGGCTGCCATGGTGTCACTGAGTCCTGAGGACGGCGCCATCCAATCGCTGGTAGGTGGTTTCAACTTCCAGCGCAGCAAGTTCAACCGTGCCGTGATGGCCGCACGCCAGCCGGGCTCAAGCTTCAAGCCATTCATTTATTCGGCGGCCTTCGAGCGCGGGTATACAGCCGCGTCGATCATCAACGACGCGCCGCTTGCCTTGCCCGATCCCTCCCAGCCGAATGGCCTATGGACACCCTCCAACGACGATAACAAGTTTGCCGGCCCCATCCGCTTGCGCGAGGCGCTGATCGAGTCGAAGAACCTGGTTTCGGTACGTTTGCTCGACGCCATCGGGGTGCGTTATGCACGCGACTACATCACCCGCTTCGGCTTCCCACTGGATGCCTTGCCAGCCAACCTGTCGATGGCGCTGGGCACGGCCTCGGTGTCGCCGTTGAGTATGGCGCGCGGCTATGCCGTGTTTGCCAACGGCGGCTATCTGGTCACCCCGTACTTCATCAACGAGATCGATGATCGCGACGGCAAGCCCGTCTATGTCGCCAACCCACAACGCGCCTGCGCCAGCTGCCAGGCACGCCTGCTGCAAAACACCCCGCCCGCGCCGCCGCCAACCAGCATGTTGACGAATGGTGTTCCAGCCAGTTCATCCAGCGCTCCGCCGCCCGCCGTGGCCACGGCGGGCGAAACGTCGCTGCCGGCGGATGCGCACAATGGCGAGACCTCGCCCATGCTGGCACCGCACGTGATCGACATCCGCAACGACTATCTCGTTACGTCCCTGATGAAAGACGTGATTACCTCCCCAATGGGCACCGGCTACGCAGCCAAGGTGCTCAACCGCCCGGACCTGGCCGGCAAGACCGGTTCCACCAATGATCATCGCGATGCCTGGTTCGTGGGCTTCAACGGTGACCTGGCGACTGCCGTGTGGGTGGGTTTCGACGATTTCACCTCGTTGGGCAAGGGCGAATTTGGCGCCAAGGCGGCACTACCGATCTGGATCGACTATATGGGCAATGTCCTCAAGGATCTGCCAGAAAGCAGCCTGCCCATGCCACCCGGTATCACCACGGTACAGATCAACCGTGAGAGCGGCTTGCCGACCGGACAAGGCGATCCGGACGCCATGTCGGAAATCTTCAAAGTCGAGGATGTCGACCGCCTGCATAACCAGGCCATGCAACAACAAACCCAGGATCAACAGCAGGCCAATGACATCTTCTGA
- a CDS encoding Maf family protein, with the protein MLYLASQSPRRRELLEQVGIAFSVLHVDVPEQREPGESPQDYVSRVARDKAQAGLAHLTAVGRVNAVVLGSDTEVVLDGDVFGKPRDADDAVAMLQRLSGRTHEVMSAVWLVAIGREQGDVCISRVRFTKLDEAAIAAYVASDEPFGRAGAYAIQGRGATLIEYLEGSYSGVMGLPLFETTRLLKNFHSTDLVHAGA; encoded by the coding sequence GTGCTTTATCTGGCCTCGCAATCACCGCGCCGTCGTGAGTTGCTTGAACAGGTGGGCATCGCTTTTTCGGTATTGCATGTCGATGTGCCAGAACAGAGGGAGCCAGGCGAGTCACCACAGGATTACGTCTCTCGTGTCGCACGCGACAAGGCACAGGCGGGACTGGCACATCTGACCGCGGTTGGTCGCGTGAATGCGGTAGTGCTCGGCTCGGATACGGAGGTGGTGCTGGATGGCGACGTCTTTGGTAAGCCACGCGATGCCGACGATGCGGTAGCGATGTTGCAACGCCTGTCCGGGCGCACGCATGAGGTGATGTCCGCCGTGTGGCTGGTGGCGATTGGGCGCGAACAGGGTGATGTGTGTATATCGCGCGTACGCTTTACAAAACTCGATGAAGCGGCTATTGCCGCTTATGTCGCCAGCGATGAACCCTTTGGCCGGGCGGGAGCCTATGCCATACAGGGGCGTGGCGCGACCTTGATCGAATACCTGGAGGGTAGCTATTCCGGGGTGATGGGCTTGCCGTTGTTCGAGACAACCCGTTTGCTGAAGAACTTCCACTCCACCGACCTGGTACATGCCGGGGCTTAG
- a CDS encoding MAPEG family protein encodes MQNLPALVTLLTVILQFGTMFAVGHARGKYQIHAPAISGHPAFERAYRVQMNTLECTLMFLPTLWLAAHYGYVIWAGVAGLVWVAARIWYALAYLQDASKRGPGYMVSMVGWGALVIMAVLGLGRAMLAG; translated from the coding sequence ATTCAGAACCTGCCGGCCCTAGTCACCCTACTGACGGTTATCCTGCAATTTGGCACCATGTTTGCCGTGGGGCACGCACGCGGGAAATACCAGATCCATGCACCAGCGATCAGCGGACATCCTGCCTTCGAGCGCGCCTATCGCGTGCAGATGAACACGCTGGAATGCACCTTGATGTTCCTGCCCACACTGTGGCTGGCCGCGCATTACGGTTATGTGATATGGGCAGGGGTGGCAGGTCTGGTATGGGTCGCGGCACGCATCTGGTACGCACTGGCCTACCTGCAGGACGCGAGTAAGCGCGGGCCAGGATACATGGTCAGCATGGTGGGCTGGGGCGCGTTGGTGATCATGGCCGTGTTGGGATTGGGCCGTGCGATGCTGGCCGGTTGA
- a CDS encoding type II CAAX endopeptidase family protein: MVVWPIKPGENVLPSSPDDTASAPGVLYALGLIVVYFLLQVVAGAAVSLVVGWLEKSRHPNLSQAQVHEHVMTLLQRPDSNALLVILTLPVIVLLMLWFVYRTWPALWARPHSPGFGLTTPSSASWYPVALLIGLAMPPLGALLTQLLAHGHAVTQNVEELSRHASGNLHLPLAIIAVTVGPIIEEVMFRGVLLSALMHRLSTRWSVVICAALFGAVHLGGLDFQWYAVPNLILLAVALCWLRLKSASLWPAILTHGVYNLFALIALFAAT; the protein is encoded by the coding sequence ATGGTTGTATGGCCGATCAAGCCAGGCGAAAACGTTTTGCCCTCATCACCGGATGACACAGCAAGCGCGCCTGGCGTGCTTTACGCACTTGGCCTGATCGTGGTGTATTTCCTGCTGCAGGTAGTCGCAGGCGCAGCCGTCAGTCTGGTGGTTGGATGGCTGGAGAAATCGCGGCATCCGAACCTCTCGCAGGCTCAAGTACATGAGCATGTGATGACCTTGCTGCAGCGGCCGGACAGCAATGCCTTGCTGGTTATCCTTACTTTGCCGGTGATCGTCTTGCTGATGCTGTGGTTCGTGTATCGCACTTGGCCTGCGCTATGGGCGCGCCCTCATTCGCCTGGTTTCGGCTTGACGACACCCTCATCGGCAAGCTGGTATCCGGTTGCATTGCTGATCGGACTGGCGATGCCGCCCCTCGGCGCTTTGCTCACGCAACTGCTGGCACATGGTCACGCGGTAACGCAAAACGTCGAGGAGCTCAGCCGCCATGCTTCCGGCAATCTGCACCTGCCACTGGCGATCATCGCCGTCACCGTCGGACCGATCATCGAAGAGGTGATGTTTCGCGGCGTGCTGCTGTCGGCGCTGATGCACCGGCTATCGACGCGCTGGTCGGTGGTCATCTGCGCCGCGTTGTTCGGCGCCGTGCATCTGGGGGGACTGGATTTCCAGTGGTATGCGGTGCCGAACCTGATCCTGCTGGCCGTAGCGCTGTGCTGGCTGCGCCTGAAATCGGCGTCGCTATGGCCAGCGATTCTCACGCATGGCGTTTACAATCTGTTCGCACTGATCGCGTTGTTTGCCGCTACGTAA
- a CDS encoding cytochrome c biogenesis protein DipZ, with amino-acid sequence MILLILAFLGGVLTILSPCILPVLPFVFARADRPFARNSLPMLLGMALTFALVATLAAVGGGWAVRANQYGRYLALAMLAVLGFTLLSTHVAEWTTRPFVKLGNRLSARSETQHDSIWSAAGWGVATGLLWAPCAGPILGLLLTGAAIHGASVQTTLLLLTYAAGAAVSLALALLIGGRVFALMKRSLGAGEWIRRALGALVLAGVVAVAMGVDTGLLTRISLASTSDIEQTLINAVRPTPVAASPTPKVGDALPIEGEFPSLAGATQWFNSSPLTPESLRGKVVLVDFWTYSCINCIRSLPYVNAWAKKYRDHGLVVIGVHSPEFAFEKDPANVARAIKDFGIGYPVAVDSDYAIWQAFHNEYWPAHYFIDAHGQIRAHHFGEGDYMGSEDMIRRLLTDAGYKNLPGGHVQPGATGAEAAGSGDAIRSPETYVGYARSEHFIGGQMAHDDSWQYRAPNTLQINQWALNGNWTVGAQSAALDKTGGGIVYRFRGRDLHLVLGPGKDGKPVRFRVTLDGKAPGDDHGADTDADGNGTVTHQRLYQLVRQAHGTGERVFEITFLDPDVHAYAFTFG; translated from the coding sequence ATGATCTTGCTGATCCTTGCTTTCCTGGGTGGCGTGCTGACCATTCTCAGCCCGTGCATCCTTCCCGTATTGCCGTTCGTATTTGCCCGCGCCGACCGGCCGTTCGCACGCAACAGCCTGCCGATGCTGCTCGGCATGGCGCTCACGTTCGCGCTGGTTGCCACTTTGGCTGCCGTCGGCGGCGGTTGGGCAGTGCGCGCCAATCAATATGGACGTTACCTTGCACTGGCCATGCTGGCGGTGCTTGGCTTCACACTGCTCTCCACGCATGTCGCCGAGTGGACCACCCGTCCTTTTGTAAAGCTGGGCAATCGACTGAGCGCACGTTCGGAAACGCAACACGATTCCATATGGTCCGCCGCAGGATGGGGTGTAGCCACCGGCTTGCTGTGGGCTCCCTGCGCCGGCCCAATTCTGGGATTGCTATTGACCGGCGCGGCTATCCATGGCGCCAGCGTGCAAACCACTTTATTGTTGCTTACCTATGCAGCCGGCGCGGCCGTTTCCCTGGCACTCGCACTACTGATTGGAGGCCGCGTATTCGCCTTGATGAAGCGCTCGCTCGGTGCGGGGGAATGGATACGTCGCGCATTGGGCGCACTGGTGCTTGCTGGCGTGGTTGCCGTTGCAATGGGGGTCGACACAGGACTGCTTACACGCATCTCGTTGGCGAGCACCAGCGACATCGAACAGACACTGATCAACGCTGTGCGCCCCACGCCCGTTGCAGCATCACCCACTCCCAAAGTGGGCGACGCATTGCCGATCGAGGGCGAATTTCCATCACTCGCCGGCGCCACGCAGTGGTTCAACAGTTCGCCACTTACCCCTGAATCGTTACGCGGCAAAGTGGTGCTGGTGGATTTCTGGACCTACTCCTGCATCAACTGCATCCGCTCACTACCTTATGTGAATGCCTGGGCGAAGAAATATCGTGATCACGGACTGGTGGTGATCGGCGTGCACTCACCGGAATTCGCCTTCGAGAAAGATCCTGCCAATGTTGCCAGGGCGATCAAAGATTTTGGCATTGGCTACCCGGTCGCCGTGGATAGCGACTACGCGATCTGGCAAGCCTTCCACAACGAATACTGGCCGGCACATTACTTTATCGACGCGCATGGGCAGATTCGCGCGCACCATTTCGGCGAAGGCGACTACATGGGCAGTGAAGACATGATCCGCCGCCTGCTAACGGACGCAGGCTACAAAAATCTGCCTGGCGGCCATGTACAACCTGGCGCCACCGGCGCGGAAGCGGCCGGCTCCGGCGATGCCATCCGTTCACCGGAAACCTATGTAGGTTATGCCCGCAGCGAGCATTTCATCGGTGGACAGATGGCGCACGACGATAGCTGGCAGTACCGCGCACCCAACACATTGCAAATCAACCAATGGGCGCTCAACGGCAACTGGACAGTCGGCGCACAAAGCGCCGCGCTGGATAAAACCGGTGGCGGCATCGTGTATCGCTTCCGTGGCCGCGATCTGCATCTTGTGCTTGGCCCAGGCAAGGATGGCAAGCCCGTGCGCTTCCGCGTCACCCTCGACGGTAAGGCACCGGGCGACGATCACGGCGCGGATACCGATGCCGATGGCAACGGCACCGTCACCCACCAACGCTTGTATCAGCTCGTGCGCCAGGCACACGGCACGGGTGAGCGCGTCTTCGAAATCACCTTCCTCGACCCAGATGTACACGCTTACGCCTTTACCTTCGGCTAA
- a CDS encoding NrsF family protein has product MSNASRHQALIDALGAELTPVRRLLPPWRRALGWLAVVVVMAGVLLMHHGARTMLHRWVVAPDLGWAACGAVLTAITATIAAFVLAVPGRSLLWAWVPVPGALLWVGASGLGCLRAHIPGMPVMDLHGANDCLIFIVGFSIPLSGLLIWLLRRACPLRPVLTAVLVGLASASASACLLEIVHNFDATASDLLVHALAVVIVVGLNAAMGGRLLSPAHSRP; this is encoded by the coding sequence ATGTCTAATGCATCACGCCATCAAGCTCTGATCGACGCGCTCGGCGCCGAGCTGACGCCGGTGCGGCGCTTGCTGCCGCCGTGGCGGCGCGCGCTCGGCTGGCTGGCGGTGGTGGTGGTCATGGCCGGGGTGCTGCTTATGCATCATGGCGCCCGCACCATGCTGCATCGTTGGGTGGTTGCGCCGGATCTTGGTTGGGCTGCCTGCGGCGCGGTGCTCACTGCCATCACGGCGACCATCGCAGCCTTCGTACTCGCGGTGCCGGGGCGCTCCTTGTTATGGGCATGGGTACCGGTGCCGGGTGCCTTGTTGTGGGTCGGCGCCAGTGGCCTGGGTTGTCTGCGTGCGCACATTCCCGGCATGCCTGTGATGGATCTGCACGGCGCCAACGATTGCCTAATCTTCATCGTTGGCTTTTCGATCCCGCTGTCGGGCCTGTTGATCTGGCTGCTGCGACGCGCCTGTCCGCTGCGACCAGTGCTGACGGCGGTGCTGGTGGGTTTGGCCAGCGCTTCGGCGTCAGCCTGCCTGCTGGAGATCGTGCATAACTTCGATGCCACGGCGTCGGACCTGCTGGTGCACGCGCTGGCGGTGGTGATCGTGGTTGGCCTGAATGCCGCCATGGGCGGGCGGCTGCTGTCACCAGCGCACTCTCGGCCGTAG
- a CDS encoding sigma-70 family RNA polymerase sigma factor yields MADAQAGDQRAYSRLLSDSVALIRAVARRQGVAVDALDDVVQETLLTVHRVRHTFDPARSYDAWLSAIASRRAIDVLRSHGRHGRREVHDELAYETHADRDDASVGTEREQEAKRLREAIDTLPPGQREAVEQLGLKERSLAEAAESTGRKTGALKVNLHRALKTLRDRLNG; encoded by the coding sequence ATGGCCGACGCGCAAGCCGGCGACCAGCGCGCCTACTCGCGTCTGTTGAGCGATTCGGTGGCTTTGATTCGTGCGGTGGCAAGGCGGCAGGGCGTGGCCGTGGATGCGCTGGATGACGTGGTGCAGGAAACCCTGCTGACCGTGCATCGCGTACGCCATACCTTCGACCCGGCACGTTCTTATGATGCTTGGCTGTCGGCCATTGCCAGCCGGCGCGCCATCGATGTGCTGCGCAGCCATGGCCGGCACGGCCGGCGCGAAGTGCATGATGAGCTAGCCTACGAGACCCATGCTGATCGCGACGATGCCAGTGTTGGTACGGAACGCGAGCAGGAGGCCAAGCGCTTGCGCGAGGCGATCGACACCTTGCCGCCCGGTCAGCGCGAGGCGGTCGAGCAGCTTGGTTTAAAGGAGCGCTCGCTGGCCGAGGCCGCCGAAAGCACCGGCCGCAAGACTGGTGCTTTGAAAGTGAATCTGCACCGCGCACTGAAAACCTTGCGTGACCGTTTGAATGGATAG
- the rlmH gene encoding 23S rRNA (pseudouridine(1915)-N(3))-methyltransferase RlmH codes for MRARLIAIGERMPTWVAEGFAEYRKRLSHDLPLELIELKPGARGKGRDDARAMHDEGAAILAALPRDIHVIALDGHGKTWSSEELARQLATWRMAGRDLAFLIGGPDGHSPDVLARADQKWSLGPLTLPHMLVRLVLAEQLYRATTLLAGHPYHRA; via the coding sequence ATGCGTGCCCGTCTGATCGCCATCGGCGAACGTATGCCTACATGGGTTGCAGAAGGGTTTGCCGAATACCGTAAACGGCTGTCCCACGATTTGCCCCTCGAATTGATCGAACTGAAGCCCGGCGCACGCGGCAAGGGCCGTGATGATGCGCGGGCCATGCACGATGAAGGCGCCGCCATCCTTGCCGCATTGCCGCGCGATATCCATGTGATTGCTCTCGATGGCCATGGCAAAACGTGGTCCAGCGAAGAGCTCGCCAGGCAGCTTGCGACATGGCGCATGGCTGGGCGTGATCTGGCGTTTCTGATCGGTGGACCGGATGGCCACTCGCCTGACGTTTTGGCACGCGCCGATCAAAAGTGGTCATTGGGCCCGCTGACCTTGCCGCATATGCTGGTACGGCTGGTGCTGGCCGAGCAGTTGTATCGCGCAACGACCTTGCTTGCCGGCCATCCTTACCATCGCGCGTAA